TCAACAGCCTGCTGTGCCTGGAGGGCGACGCGCATCGCCGGCTACGCGGTTTGTGCTCGAAGGCGTTCACGCCACGGACGGTAGCTCGCCTGCACGACACCATGGTCGCGGTGATGCAAGGCCTAGTCGACAACGTCGCGGGCCGGGGCCGCTGCGACGTGGTAGCCGACATCGCGCGCCCCTATCCCGTCCCGATCATCTGCGCGCTACTCGGCGCACCACCGGAGGATTGGCAGCGGTTCGCGGCCTGGGCCGACACGATCTTTCAGGCGTTCAGCTTCACCGCCGACATCGGGGCGCTTCAGGACGGTGTGATGACGGCGTGGGGTGAGCTCGACGCGTACGTCGACGACATGATCGCCGAGCGCCGATACAGCCTGTCCGACGATCTGATCTCCGACCTGATCCATGCCGAGGACGACGAGGGGCGACTCGACGCCGCCGAATTGCAGATGCTGGCCGGCGGCCTGCTGCTGGCGGGCACCGACACCACCCGCAATCAGGTCGCCGCGTCGGTGCAGGTGCTCTGCGAGCATCCCGGCCAGTGGGACCTGTTGCGCGGCAACCCCGACCTGGCCATGCAGGCAGTCGAGGAGACCATGCGCCATTCGCCCGTCGCGAGCGGGGCGCTGCGGCTGGTCGCAGAGGACGCCGAGCTCGACGGCTTCGTCTTCCCGGCCGGGTCGATGGTGCTGCTGAATACCTTTGCCGCCAACCGTGATCCGAGCGTTTACGACGATCCAGATCGCGTCGACATCACCCGGGAGGGGGCTCCGGCGATCCTGACCTTCGGCGGCGGCGCGCACTACTGCCTGGGCGCGAACCTGGCCAGGCGGGAGATCGCCGAGGCACTGACGCTGCTGACGTCTCGGCTGCATAACCCGCGAATCGTCGGGCCGGTGCCCTGGAAGCCGATCGTGAGCCTGAGCGGGCCGCGAAGTCTGCCCATCGAGTTCGACTAGTTCTGGGTACTGGCCGCCAGGGCCGACTACTCAGAGCTGTGTCTGCCCGCCGTCTACGGCCAACTCCGCCCCGGTCATGAAGCTGCTCTGATCCGAGGCGAGGAACAGCACCGCGGAGGCAATCTCCTCGGGACGGCCCACCCTCTTCATAGGAACCTGCGCGGCCATGCCGTCCAGCAGCTCCTGTTTCTGATCGGCGGGTGCCAGGCCGGTGAGCCCCGGCGTCTCGATGGGGCCGGGAACGATGGTGTTGACCCGGATTTTGCGGTCGGCCAGCTCGGCAGCCCAGGTCCGGCCAAGCGAGCGGATGGCGGCCTTGGATGCGGCGTACAACCCGAATGACGGGACGCCTTCAGAGGCGGCGGTCGATCCTGCCAACACCACAGAAGCGCCGTCGTTGAGCAACGGCAAAGCCTTCTGCACCGTGAACACGGTGCCTGCCACGTTGCGGTCGAAGTTGTCCCGGTAGTGCTGTGGCGTCACATCGGCGAGGGTGGCGAAATCGCCGCCACCAGCGTTTGCGAAAAGAACGTCAAGCCCCTTGCCGTGCTTGGTGATTTCGGCGGCGAGGCTATCCAGTTCTTCGGGCTTGCTGATGTCGCTCTGCACACCGTGAGCGCCGATCGACTCCGCCGCTTCGTCTAGACGAGTGCGATCGCGACCGGTGATGAAGACGTACGCGCCTTCGTCGGCCAGCCGCTTCGCGGTCGCCAAGCCGATGCCTGAAGTACCTCCGGTGACCAATGCTGTTTTGCCGTCGAGCTGTCCCATGGTCGGCTCCGATCTTGTGTCTGTTCGTCTTGGTTCGACCACTACAACTTAAGTGATAGATCACCTATTCCGGTGCGTTCAGCACCGTCCACATCCGCGTGATGCGTTCGTCGGCTATCTCGGCGACGTCAAAGCCGGACGCCACTGTGACGTCGTCGGGGGTCCGGACCTCCCAAGCGAGGAAACCCAGGCCGCGGGTCTGACGCACCGGGCCGGCCTTGACGAAGTGCATGCCCGGCAGCTTTTCCTGCAGGTCAGCCGCCTTGGCGTTCAGCTCGTCATGCCCGGTCGCGGTGCCTTCGTCGTCTATCCACTCCACGTCATCCGCGTAGGTCACGGCGATCGCAGCGGCGCGCCGGTCCGGGTCCCGTTCGTCAAATACGCCCAACAGATTGGCTTCCATCAGGCGGGTGATGACGTCGTTCATGGTGCTGCTCCTGATTTTTAGGTGATAACTCACCTAAACTCTAGCTGTTGTGATCAAGGTTGACCTGAAGGTGCTCTAGCGCTGCCGTGAAGGACGGGAGCAGATTCTCAGGCAGCGGGTCGAAGAACAGGCTGCGCACCAGGTCGACATGCCCAGGCGCGGCGTCGACGATCGCCTGCCGCCCCCTCGCGGTGAGCACGACGTTGGTCGTGCGCCCGTCCTGCGTGCCGGGACGGCGGGCGGTGAGACCGCGTTCTTCCATGCGCCGCAACTGATGTGACAGCCTGCTACGTTCCCAGCCGATCTGCGCGGCCAGGTCGCCGACGCGCAAGCCCTCATCGTCAACGCCGCTGAGCGCCACCAGCACGTCGTAGTCGGACAGCGACAAACCCGAATCGGCCTGCAGCTGACGGTTCATCTCGTAATTCATTCGTAGCTGCACCCGCATATAGGCCGCCCAGGCGCGCTGCTGTTTCGGCGTCAGCCATCCCCGCTTGGGTGATGTGTCCCCCACTTTTTTCGGCGTCACGTTTGTCAGTATGACGACGGCCCGCGGGATGGGTCGGTTTGGTGGGCCGATGAGAATCGGCGAAGCGAGTACGTCAATCCAGGTGGAAGTGGTGGCCAGGGCCGGGATCGAACCGGCGACCTTCCGCTTTTCAGGTGGATGGAACGGCCGCTGGCCTGCGGTTTAATGACTCCCATACGTCAAATACGCCGCGCTGAGCGCGTCTGACGCAGGCTGCTCGTCCGGCGATCGGACACAGACCGGACACGGTGACAGCACTCCCGACAAGGGACCCTTCATCGCCCGTCACTCAGTGATGCGCGCTGGGGGCTCCCGGGGAGCAGGTACCCGATGCCCGGCATCACGAGGTCGAGCGCGCATTCAACGAGCTCGATTGCGGAGCGACTCACCCTTCGGCCGGACACAACCCGAACGGCCAGCCGGAACACGGACGGAGCGGCGGACGCCGGTAGACCGCGAGTGCCCGAGGCCGGCAAGGCCGCAGGGCGCGAGAGCGGTAGCGGTCGGTCGGACGGCGGGAGCGGCGTAGACCGTGTTCCGGCTGGGACCAACGGGCTTGTTATATGCGCCAAAAGTGTCCGCGACACCGTCGACGGCATTGTTGATGCGGAACTGTCGGCCTCGGATGCCTTGGGGCTGCGGTTCCCGAGGCCCAACATGGTGGCCTCGGCAGCGGCGCTGTTCGAACCGGCCGAACCATGGGCGCATGGACGGGACCGGCTGGATGTCGAACCTGAGTGCGGGCGATTCCGGATCACGATCGGCCCGGGCGTCGTCCGTCTCGGCTGGACCAATCCCGTTCGCGCGGAGAAGGCATCTGAGCGGACCGTGGGCCAGCACATGCAGGACGTAGCGGGCGAGGTAGACCGCATAAAGGCCGGTCGTGATGTGCCTGACCCGTCGGGCCGTGCGATCACCGAATGGTCCCGCAAGTCGCGTGCGGCGATGTGCCGCACCTTCGCCGAGCTGGACTACACGCCGATGGTGGAAAGCGGACGGGTACCCGCGATGGTCACGCTGACCTACCCCGGCGACTGGGAATCGGTCGCACCCGATGGAGCCAGCGTAAAGCGACATATGATGCTGTGGCGCAAACGATTTCAGCGCGAATGGGGTGAACCAGCGCGCTACATCTGGAAGATGGAATTTCAACGCCGCGGCGCACCACACATTCACCTATGGATGGCTCCCCCGTATACCGTCGGTCGATCAGGCCGTAGGTTCAGCGAATGGTTGTCGCAGGAATGGGCGGAAGTCGTCGCCCATCCCGACCCTGAACAACGCACACGCCACTTGCGCGCCGGTACGGCTATCGACAGCCTCAACGGATTGCGTGCTTGCGACCCCAAACGCTTGGCGATCTACTTCACGAAGCACTCATCACCGAATAGATTGGGCGACAAGGAATACCAGCACATCGTTCCGGAGGCCTGGCGGCGGCCGGGCCGCGGACCGGGTCGCTTTTGGGGGGTCCACGGGTTGGAACGAGCAACCGCAGTCGTTGAGATCGCCCAGGACGCATACCTGACGGCCCGAAGGATCATCCGTCGGTGGTCTCGCTCACAGGCCATTCATAGCGATTGCACCCACTGCTTCCCCACCGCACTCGTTCCGCGAATGACCCGCGTCGCAGTTCAACGAACAAACTCCAAGACTGGCAAAGTACGCCACCGCAACGTCTGTCGGAGGCGACTTCTCTGCCGCCAAGGCGGCTTCGCGGGTGGCTACGCCCTTGTGAACGACGGACCAGCGTTCGCATCCCAGCTCGCGGCAGCGTTATCGGCGGATCGGGCGAAGGCGGTGCGCGACGAACAACTCGCGGGCCGTAAGTGATCTAACGCAATTCACCTCTGACCGTCGCATTGCAGCAACCGGCTACATACGCTTAGCACGTGACCATCGAACTGTCGCCGCGCCTGCCGGATGGTGAGCGGCCGAGGAATCATCAGGAATTGGCCGCTGAGCAGATGGACCTGGACAACGTGATCAACGAGCTACTCCTGCGGCTGGAGGATCATAAATATCGTTGGGAGCTTTATGAATTCGGACTTTCCGACACTGAAGAGCGACGTCAGGTGCACACAGTCATTGAGCAGCTGCGGCTGGCGGTGCATACGGGTGGGCCAGCCGTACTTCATCCGCTGCGTCACGCGCTGTCTGTAGCTCACTCCGACGACCCCGCGTCGCCTGGATGCTCCGGATAGTCCGAGTCGCGGGCCATGCTCAGCTGCGCACTACCGTCCACGCGGTGCGGGGGACGGCTAGCGCGGTCGTAAACCGACAAAAACGAGGTCGTGAATTGTTCTGGCAATTCGATCTTCGTCGAGCGCATCGTCAAGCACTAGGTAGGTCAGTGCGCTGGTCGTGACGGCACCGAATAGCGCGATCGCGGCAACTGCTGGGTTGTCGAGGGTCACGAGTGAGCCGTCGCCGGCGCCAGCGCGAAGTAACGTCTCGACGGGTGCGAAGTATGCGGCGCTGATCATGTCGGCGATGACGGGCATGCGGGCGGCGCGGCCCAGTTCCCCGATGAGAGCGCGGCAGACGGCGGGTCTCTGTGCCATCACGCGCAGCTGGGCACTGATGACTGCGTGCAGGCGCTGAGCGGCGGAGCCTTCTGCCTCCACGACTGCGGCGACCTCGTGCGCGACTTGCTGTAGGACGTCTTCGAGGAGGAAGGCGAGTATTTCCTCTTTGCCGGCGAAGTAGTAGTAAAGGGTGGCCTTGGCGATGCCGGTGGTGGCGGCGACGTCTTCGATCTTGGTGTCGTTGAGCCCGCGGTCTGCGAAAAGTGCCGCCGCCGGCGGCAGGCGGTCGGCAATTTTTCGCGGAACCTCGCGCATTGACGCTCCTCTCGGTTGGACTTACAGTCTAAACTACTGGATTAGACAGCCGTATAATTAGATTCACAGCGGTAGGAGCTCAGATGACGACGGTGCAACTTCGCTACGACCCGTTCGATGCGACGATTCAGGACGATCTCTACCCCATCTACCGGCAGCTGCGCGACAAAGCCCCGCTGTATCGCGCAGCCGATTCCAACACGTGGGTTTTCAGTCGCCACGAAGATGTCGTCAGCGCGCTGCTTGACCATCACACCTACTCATCCGTGGACGGCATATTTCCAACTCCACCGGGCTCAGATTTCCACGCATCGTTCTTGCCCATGATGATTTTGATGGATCCCCCGCGACACGATCAGCTGCGCGCGTTGGTAAGCAAGGCGTTCACCCCGCGGCGCATCGCGGCGTTAAGTAGTGGGATTGAGGACCTGGCGGAGGATTTATCAGATTGCCTTGACCGGGGCGCAGGGTCGGTTGACTTTGCCGCCGACTTTGCCGCCGTCCTGCCGGCCATGGTGATCGCTGATTTGCTCGGCATTCCTCGCGAGGACCGCGCACAGTTTCGGCAGTGGTCAACCACGATGGTCCAGTCCAATCCGGCGCGCGGTGAGATGGGCGAGGGGCTGGCCGCGGCTGCGGCCGTCTATGCCTACTTCACCGACTTCCTCGCCGAGCGTCGACGCGAACCGCGCGGCGACTTGATGTCGGCCTTGGTGTCCGCCGAGATCGACGGAAAGCGTCTTACTGACGAGGACCTCCTTGGCTTTTGCCTGTTGCTGCTCATCGCAGGCCATGAGACCACCTCGAACCTGCTCAGCAACGCCGCAGTAGTGCTTGCGAGCGATCCCGACATTCGCCGACGACTAGTCGCCGATGACAACTTGCTTGGTCCCGCAGTTGAGGAGCTCCTCCGGTATGACTCACCGGTGCAAGGACTTTCACGAACTCTGACCCGCGACGTCACGCTGCATGGCGTCACGATGTCCGTCGGTGATTCAGTGCTGCTGTTGTTCGGCTCGGCTAACCGTGACGAACGAGTGTTTGCTGATCCCGACGTGTTCGATATCGGGCGCAAACCCGAACATCAAGTGGCGTTCGGCCGAGGTATCCACTTCTGTCTCGGTGCGTCATTAGCGCGGATGGAGGCCCGGATAGCGTTGCGCGCCCTGCTGGCCCGAGTGCCCAACTGGGAAGTCGACCTAGAGAACGCGCAGCGCCTGCGGTCGGGCCTCATCCGGGGCTATATGTCTTTGCCTATCTCGTGGTCGGCAAATTAGCCGAACTGCGCGTCAGGCAGAGCGGCTGGGGCGGCGCCATTCCCGCGGAGCGGGATCACTACGATGCGGGCTCGTCGACCTTGCGGCGGTGCGCGGCGAGGAAGTCATCGACGATGCGCTCACAGTCTTGACGATCGATGGCACGCAGCCCGGTGAGGCGCGCGAAGGCGACCGGCCCCACGAGTTGGCACAGGATCAGCTCGGGGTCGAATTCATCGAGGTCGGCGCAGGCTTCGGGGCTTTGCAAAAGTAGATCGAACGGCTGGCGATACTGCTCGATGATCCGGGTCCGCAGCGCGTGCCGATCGTAGGTCTCCTGAGTGCTGTTTGATGTTGGGCCAAGCGCGACCCAAGCCAGTGTGGTGACGTGCAGCGGCGCCTCCTGGAACAGCGTGGCCTGTCGGCTCAACAGTTCGATGAGTTGGTCGCGCAACGATCCCGTCGCCGGCGGAAGGTGAACCTGCGGCAGCAGCCGTTCAAATGTGGCGGCCAGTAGTTGAGTGGAGCTGCTGAAGTGGCGATAGAGGGTCGTGCGCGCAACTTTAGAGGCCTTGGTGACCGCGTCTATGGTGACGGCTTCAATCCCGCCGGCGCTGAGGAGTTTGGTGGCTGCATCTAATAGCCGGGTCCGGGAGCGCACCAGGCGCGGATCGACATCGTCGTCGACCGGCATGTCAAAACCGTCGCGCTCCATATGGTCACCGTAAACCCTACGCATACCTGGCCCGCACCGAATCGCATCTGCATTGGCGATTGATCCAGCCACTACCCAACTAACGCTACTGTTGGTAGCATAGCGCTACCAATAGTACAGTTATTCGTAGGGGTTTGTGCGTAGTAGGGGGATTCGTGATCAGGCAACGGCTCGAACAACCCGTGGTCCAAAAGGCCACCAATGCACGGCTGGCATGTCGGTTCATGAGGCCATCCCACGAACCCTCCCAACTTGTGCGGCAGGGACTCGCACACGCCGAGGATGGCGTTCTGCGATGAATGCGCTGCTTGCGCTAACCAGGACCCAAGTGTGGATGAGTGCGGCTCGCGGTTTCAGGCTCAGCGGCCGCACCATTACCAGTGACATCCACCGAACGCCGCCGGACCAAGACCGCGTTCGTCCTCGGCATTACCCGCCTCGCTACTGCTCATACCTGGACGACAATTTGATGAACCGGGAAATGTACAACCACGTGCACGACGATCCCACCAGGCTAACTTCCCGGCTGGCTTTTCGTCTGCGGC
This genomic stretch from Mycobacterium paraterrae harbors:
- a CDS encoding cytochrome P450, whose product is MTVSSAARTLSDADLPTLDYSADENPTQVYPRLREAQEQAPVAIGPFGPEILSYKMVRAVLRDKRFEVPQGIVLQAHGVTSGPLWDKVVNSLLCLEGDAHRRLRGLCSKAFTPRTVARLHDTMVAVMQGLVDNVAGRGRCDVVADIARPYPVPIICALLGAPPEDWQRFAAWADTIFQAFSFTADIGALQDGVMTAWGELDAYVDDMIAERRYSLSDDLISDLIHAEDDEGRLDAAELQMLAGGLLLAGTDTTRNQVAASVQVLCEHPGQWDLLRGNPDLAMQAVEETMRHSPVASGALRLVAEDAELDGFVFPAGSMVLLNTFAANRDPSVYDDPDRVDITREGAPAILTFGGGAHYCLGANLARREIAEALTLLTSRLHNPRIVGPVPWKPIVSLSGPRSLPIEFD
- a CDS encoding rolling circle replication-associated protein translates to MVASAAALFEPAEPWAHGRDRLDVEPECGRFRITIGPGVVRLGWTNPVRAEKASERTVGQHMQDVAGEVDRIKAGRDVPDPSGRAITEWSRKSRAAMCRTFAELDYTPMVESGRVPAMVTLTYPGDWESVAPDGASVKRHMMLWRKRFQREWGEPARYIWKMEFQRRGAPHIHLWMAPPYTVGRSGRRFSEWLSQEWAEVVAHPDPEQRTRHLRAGTAIDSLNGLRACDPKRLAIYFTKHSSPNRLGDKEYQHIVPEAWRRPGRGPGRFWGVHGLERATAVVEIAQDAYLTARRIIRRWSRSQAIHSDCTHCFPTALVPRMTRVAVQRTNSKTGKVRHRNVCRRRLLCRQGGFAGGYALVNDGPAFASQLAAALSADRAKAVRDEQLAGRK
- a CDS encoding TetR/AcrR family transcriptional regulator, producing MREVPRKIADRLPPAAALFADRGLNDTKIEDVAATTGIAKATLYYYFAGKEEILAFLLEDVLQQVAHEVAAVVEAEGSAAQRLHAVISAQLRVMAQRPAVCRALIGELGRAARMPVIADMISAAYFAPVETLLRAGAGDGSLVTLDNPAVAAIALFGAVTTSALTYLVLDDALDEDRIARTIHDLVFVGLRPR
- a CDS encoding MarR family winged helix-turn-helix transcriptional regulator, which produces MRVQLRMNYEMNRQLQADSGLSLSDYDVLVALSGVDDEGLRVGDLAAQIGWERSRLSHQLRRMEERGLTARRPGTQDGRTTNVVLTARGRQAIVDAAPGHVDLVRSLFFDPLPENLLPSFTAALEHLQVNLDHNS
- a CDS encoding nuclear transport factor 2 family protein; this translates as MNDVITRLMEANLLGVFDERDPDRRAAAIAVTYADDVEWIDDEGTATGHDELNAKAADLQEKLPGMHFVKAGPVRQTRGLGFLAWEVRTPDDVTVASGFDVAEIADERITRMWTVLNAPE
- a CDS encoding TetR/AcrR family transcriptional regulator, whose amino-acid sequence is MERDGFDMPVDDDVDPRLVRSRTRLLDAATKLLSAGGIEAVTIDAVTKASKVARTTLYRHFSSSTQLLAATFERLLPQVHLPPATGSLRDQLIELLSRQATLFQEAPLHVTTLAWVALGPTSNSTQETYDRHALRTRIIEQYRQPFDLLLQSPEACADLDEFDPELILCQLVGPVAFARLTGLRAIDRQDCERIVDDFLAAHRRKVDEPAS
- a CDS encoding cytochrome P450, with protein sequence MTTVQLRYDPFDATIQDDLYPIYRQLRDKAPLYRAADSNTWVFSRHEDVVSALLDHHTYSSVDGIFPTPPGSDFHASFLPMMILMDPPRHDQLRALVSKAFTPRRIAALSSGIEDLAEDLSDCLDRGAGSVDFAADFAAVLPAMVIADLLGIPREDRAQFRQWSTTMVQSNPARGEMGEGLAAAAAVYAYFTDFLAERRREPRGDLMSALVSAEIDGKRLTDEDLLGFCLLLLIAGHETTSNLLSNAAVVLASDPDIRRRLVADDNLLGPAVEELLRYDSPVQGLSRTLTRDVTLHGVTMSVGDSVLLLFGSANRDERVFADPDVFDIGRKPEHQVAFGRGIHFCLGASLARMEARIALRALLARVPNWEVDLENAQRLRSGLIRGYMSLPISWSAN
- a CDS encoding SDR family NAD(P)-dependent oxidoreductase, giving the protein MGQLDGKTALVTGGTSGIGLATAKRLADEGAYVFITGRDRTRLDEAAESIGAHGVQSDISKPEELDSLAAEITKHGKGLDVLFANAGGGDFATLADVTPQHYRDNFDRNVAGTVFTVQKALPLLNDGASVVLAGSTAASEGVPSFGLYAASKAAIRSLGRTWAAELADRKIRVNTIVPGPIETPGLTGLAPADQKQELLDGMAAQVPMKRVGRPEEIASAVLFLASDQSSFMTGAELAVDGGQTQL